A segment of the Neochlamydia sp. S13 genome:
CCTGCTTCAAAAGTTTCGAGAATTTCGAAATGGTGGAAAGCGCGTTTATTAGATACGAGATCGGAAGATTTATTATTCATATGCAAATATATTAAATGAAGACGCATAAACGAAGCAAGAGAGATTGCAGAGTCAATATCTCTTAAGGCCTTTATAACCTTTCCAATCTATAAATTCTTTGGTTTTCGCATTTTTTTAGATAGGCAAGCATAAACACATAAAGCATCTATGTTTATTGCTTGACAAAGAGCTTATGGTCACTTATCTTGGGTCTCTCTTTTATTTAGCTTAAGGAATTATCTATGAAATTCGTCATAGCCACACAAGAGCTTAATTATTTAATTAATAAGTGTCTTAATGCAGTTGCTCAAAAATCTACTATTCCTATTCTTTCTAACTTTTTGATCGAAGCTATTAATAATGAGCTCATTATTACAGCTACAGATTTAACAGTAGGCGTCCGCTGCTTTACTGAAGCAAAAATTCTTGAGGAGGGATCTACAACATTGCCTGCTAAGCGCTTGGCTCAGTTAATACGTGAGTTGACAGCGATGAATGTGGAAATTTCTACTTCAGAAAATGAAATCACTGAAATTAATGCTCAAACTTCGCGCTTTAAGTTAAATGGAATGAACAAAAATGAGTTTCCCGCCCTACCTAATGTGACAGATGCCGTGCATTTCAAAATTAAACAAAAAATTTTGAAAGACATGCTTTATCGTACAGCTTTTGCAGTTTCTCGTGAAGACAATCGTTATGTGCTCACAGGAGTATGTTTGCAAGTGCAGGGAGGAACAGCTTCCTTTATTGGAACGGATGGAAAGCGTCTAGCAAAATCCCAAACTACCCTTAATATCGATCCATCTTTCCAAGGTACTTACGTGATTCCTCTTAAAGCGGTAGAGGAAATTCTTAAAAATCTGGAAGAAGAGGGCGAAGCTATAGTGTTTTTAATGCAGGACAAAATTGCTATCAAAGCTTCTAATACGACTATTATTAGTAAACTATTAGCAGGAGAGTATCCTGATGTTAACCGTGTCATCCCTTCTCAAACTGGGATAACCGTCAATCTCCACCGTGAAGAATTGATGACTTTATTGCGCCAAATCTCCCTTTTTGCTGCAGAAAATAATCACTCCGTTCGTTTTACTTTCGACGAAGGTGAGTTGAAATTGACAGCCAACACGATGGAAATAGGAGAAGGTAAAGTAAGCATGCCGGTAAATTATAAAGGGGAGAAGTTAGAAATTGCTTTTAACCCTCATTTCTTTTTAGATATTTTGCGTCATAGTAAAAATGAAACTATTTCCCTGGGAATTACTGATCCTTATAATCCTGGCTTGATTAGTGACTTTAATTATGACCAAACTGAAGAGGAGAAAGAATCAGAACAAAGCTCGCTGTTTGTGTTAATGCCTATGCGCTTGAGTGAAGATTAGCTAAAATAAGAGGTGATAAAGTTGAGTAGTGGTCTTTTTCTTCAAAAGCTATATTTACGCTATTTCCGTCGTTATGAGGAGGCCACTTTTGACTTTACCCCCGCAATTAATACGATTGTAGGCCCTAATGCTTATGGTAAAACCACCATTTTAGAGGCGATCCAGCTGTTAATAAATGGCCGCTCTTTCCGCACGCAGCAAATTTCCGATATGATTCAATATGGGCAAAAGTATTTTCATATTGAAGCATGCTTCATTAAGCAAGGCATAGCGCAAACACTCAAGATTCTTTATGATGGCAGTGAGCGAAAAATTATACATAATAGTACAGCTTTTTCGTCAGTAGCTAACCTATTAGGCATTTTACAAGGAGTCGTCTTAACTCCTGACAGTACTTCTTTAATAAAAGGTTCTCCTTTATTACGGCGGCATTTTCTCGATCTGCAGATTGCCCAGATAGATCCTTTATATGTACATTATTTGACGCGTTATATAGGCGCTATGAGGCAACGTAATGTTTTATTAAAGAAAAACGAAATGCTTGCTATCCAAACTTGGGAGCAAGAGATGGCAGGAGCCGCAGCTTATGTGACCCTGCAAAGAGAGCAAACGATTGCAGATCTACAAAAATGGGGAAATGGGTTATACGGAATGTTAACTGCGGAGACTGCGCCTTTGAGTTTGGAATACAAAAATAGTAGCCGCCAAATAAAGGATATGCAGCTTTTGCGTCAACATTATCTGCAGCAATGGGATAAGCTTCGTTTACGCGAAAAAGAAGTGGGGATGACTTTGTATGGCCCCCATCGTGATGATTTGTTAATAAAGATAGGCGATCGTGAAGTGCGTTTGTTTGCAAGTGAAGGGCAACAACGTAGTTGCGTCATGGCTCTTCGATTAGCGGAATGGCAGCGGCTACGGGAATTAAGCCAAGAACTGCCTTTAATGCTGATTGACGATGTAGGGGTTAGCTTAGATACTACACGTCGGCAAAAACTTTTGATCCACTTAAAAACTTTAGGGCAAGTTTTTATCACCTCCACCGAAGAACTTTAAGTAAGAGGTTTATCATTCGTATTGCCTGCTAACCTAAAGAGAGACGACCAAAAGGGGTCAAGCAAAGACATAGTTTATCCTGGTGATAGCCTGTAGCCACCATACCTGCTTGCATGAGATATTCGCAGGTGATAAGTTTTATAAATTGCCTTTCATCTTCGTTGTAATTAGGGGTGCTATATTTCCATCTTTTACCTCTATTAACCAAAGAAGTAGGTAAAACACTTCCTACAGCAGCCAAACAACCTTTGATGTAATCCTCGAAGTAAACCCACTTTCCATGAGCAAAATTTTTAAGACTTTTTTCGACCTCGCGTAAATCTTTTTCAGAAAAAGATGTAAACTGCTCATTAGCAATCAAGCGATTCAGTGACTGTCGATAAAGGATGATGGCTTGGTCTGCGCGAGTTTTCTTAAGCCAGTCTTCCGTATAAACTGATGCCACAATTTTTTGCTTTTCTTGCTTGGCAATTTCCAATAAAAGGGCTACTTCTAATAAATCTTTAGGGGCATTGGTAAAAGAAATACCTTTTTTTAGCAATTTTTTTACAAAAGCATTTAATTCATTTAAAAATCCAAACTCTTTTTCATAGACAGCAGTAATAGGGGTAACATCTTGAATAGCTACTGGATGAGTATTCTGAACGAATAATAAGAATTCATGCCATTCATGAAAAGGAGTAACGACCTCTTCCCAAACATCATTCGTTTTAACATAGCGGAGGCAGCAAACTAGGCTAAACTCTAAGAAAAGCATATACTCTTCAAATTGCTCCCTAGTAAGGCCAAATTTTTCTATAAGTGCGCTTGCACTAATTTTATAATCGGGAGCTGCAAATACTTGTTTTGCAATCGAGCTTATGATAGGGTTATCGAAAACGAGATCTTGTAAATAACGTTCATAAATTTTTGGGGTGAACAAAAACTTTTCTATAATAGAGTTAAAGATATTGTCTGAGCTACGGGGGATGGCATACCAGGAGGGAAGGGCATGAATGGGTGCTTTACTTAATAATCCTTGTAAATACTCCATGTCAGGACGAAAGTCATCATCGAATTTGATAATATGCGCCTCGTAATACTTACGCATCTCTTTATCAACGAGCACCCCATCTCCTTGGATTTGAAAAAGGCCGCTTTTGGCTAATTTATCTAAAATAGGGCGAAGTTTAGAAGGAGCGATCTCCAAATTATCTGCAAGGGTAGTGAGGGTG
Coding sequences within it:
- the dnaN gene encoding DNA polymerase III subunit beta, with translation MKFVIATQELNYLINKCLNAVAQKSTIPILSNFLIEAINNELIITATDLTVGVRCFTEAKILEEGSTTLPAKRLAQLIRELTAMNVEISTSENEITEINAQTSRFKLNGMNKNEFPALPNVTDAVHFKIKQKILKDMLYRTAFAVSREDNRYVLTGVCLQVQGGTASFIGTDGKRLAKSQTTLNIDPSFQGTYVIPLKAVEEILKNLEEEGEAIVFLMQDKIAIKASNTTIISKLLAGEYPDVNRVIPSQTGITVNLHREELMTLLRQISLFAAENNHSVRFTFDEGELKLTANTMEIGEGKVSMPVNYKGEKLEIAFNPHFFLDILRHSKNETISLGITDPYNPGLISDFNYDQTEEEKESEQSSLFVLMPMRLSED
- a CDS encoding DNA replication/repair protein RecF, which gives rise to MSSGLFLQKLYLRYFRRYEEATFDFTPAINTIVGPNAYGKTTILEAIQLLINGRSFRTQQISDMIQYGQKYFHIEACFIKQGIAQTLKILYDGSERKIIHNSTAFSSVANLLGILQGVVLTPDSTSLIKGSPLLRRHFLDLQIAQIDPLYVHYLTRYIGAMRQRNVLLKKNEMLAIQTWEQEMAGAAAYVTLQREQTIADLQKWGNGLYGMLTAETAPLSLEYKNSSRQIKDMQLLRQHYLQQWDKLRLREKEVGMTLYGPHRDDLLIKIGDREVRLFASEGQQRSCVMALRLAEWQRLRELSQELPLMLIDDVGVSLDTTRRQKLLIHLKTLGQVFITSTEEL